A section of the Chlorocebus sabaeus isolate Y175 chromosome 13, mChlSab1.0.hap1, whole genome shotgun sequence genome encodes:
- the LOC119625238 gene encoding histone H3.3A-like: protein MARTKPTARKSTGGKAPRKQRATKAARKSAPSTGGVKKPHRYRPGTVALREIRRYQKSTELLIRKLPFQRLVREIAQDFKTDLRFQSAAIGALQEASEAYLVGLFEDTNLCAIHAKRVTIMPKDIQLARRTRGERA, encoded by the coding sequence ATGGCTCGTACAAAGCCGACTGCCCGCAAATCGACCGGTGGTAAAGCACCCAGGAAGCAACGGGCTACAAAAGCCGCTCGCAAGAGTGCGCCCTCTACTGGAGGGGTGAAGAAACCTCATCGTTACAGGCCTGGTACTGTGGCGCTCCGTGAAATTAGACGATATCAGAAGTCCACTGAACTTCTGATTCGCAAACTTCCCTTCCAGCGACTGGTGCGAGAAATTGCTCAGGATTTTAAAACAGATCTGCGCTTCCAGAGCGCAGCTATTGGTGCTTTGCAGGAGGCAAGTGAGGCCTATCTGGTTGGCCTTTTTGAAGACACCAACCTGTGTGCTATCCATGCCAAACGTGTAACAATTATGCCAAAAGACATCCAGCTAGCACGCCGCACACGTGGAGAACGTGCTTAA